In one window of Pseudomonas putida DNA:
- a CDS encoding LLM class flavin-dependent oxidoreductase, giving the protein MSKRQIKLGALTMGCGGPGRHNLWLDPALPADASVNIDWYIDIARQAEAALFDLIFIVDSQFITPGSPSHYLNRLEPLTLLSALAVSTRHIGLVGTLTTSYNAPFNVARRLASLDLISKGRAGWNVVTSGDAGTAGNYGLDEHYDYDTRYSRAHEHVEVVQKLWHSYEDDAFPRDRQSGRFLDPAKLHTLNHQGEHFSVVGPLNIQRSPQGQPVIFQAGDSEQGRDLGAATADVIFTHAASVEQGQAFYRDVKARAARLGRDPEQVLVLPGAEIYVGDTDEHAREIERHYHQADHSFELALKEFGRNFGWHDFSQYDLDAPFPQQSLEFARSSFFTNAKRIADQARDKGFSLRQAVEFGRQLRPGAFVGSAQTVAAKMADWFEARALDGFNIYIGHPEQFRRFTQEVVPLLQERGVYRTAYEGTTLRESLGLAIPRFAD; this is encoded by the coding sequence ATGAGCAAACGACAGATCAAACTGGGTGCCCTGACCATGGGCTGCGGCGGCCCAGGGCGGCACAACCTGTGGCTGGACCCGGCGTTGCCTGCCGACGCCAGCGTCAACATCGACTGGTACATCGATATTGCCCGCCAGGCAGAAGCTGCGCTGTTCGACCTGATCTTCATCGTCGACAGCCAGTTCATCACGCCCGGTTCGCCGTCCCATTACCTCAATCGCCTCGAACCCCTGACATTGCTCTCGGCGTTGGCCGTCAGCACCCGTCATATCGGCCTGGTCGGCACCCTGACCACGTCCTACAACGCGCCGTTCAACGTCGCTCGGCGCCTGGCCTCGCTGGACCTGATCAGCAAGGGGCGTGCCGGTTGGAACGTGGTCACCAGCGGCGATGCCGGCACCGCTGGCAACTACGGGCTGGACGAGCATTACGATTACGACACCCGCTACAGCCGCGCCCACGAGCATGTCGAGGTGGTGCAGAAACTCTGGCATTCCTATGAAGACGATGCCTTCCCGCGGGATCGCCAGAGCGGGCGCTTCCTCGACCCCGCCAAGCTGCACACCCTCAACCACCAGGGTGAGCACTTCTCGGTGGTCGGCCCGTTGAACATCCAGCGCTCACCCCAGGGCCAGCCGGTGATCTTCCAGGCCGGGGATTCCGAGCAGGGGCGTGACCTGGGGGCGGCCACGGCGGACGTGATCTTCACCCATGCCGCAAGCGTCGAGCAGGGCCAGGCGTTCTACCGCGACGTGAAGGCTCGCGCCGCACGCCTGGGGCGTGACCCTGAGCAGGTGCTGGTGCTGCCGGGCGCCGAGATCTACGTGGGTGACACCGACGAGCATGCCCGTGAGATCGAGCGTCACTATCATCAGGCCGATCACAGCTTCGAGCTGGCGTTGAAGGAGTTCGGGCGTAACTTCGGTTGGCACGATTTCAGCCAGTACGACCTCGATGCGCCGTTCCCGCAGCAGAGCCTTGAGTTTGCCCGCAGCAGCTTCTTCACCAATGCCAAGCGCATCGCCGACCAGGCCCGGGACAAGGGCTTCAGCCTGCGCCAGGCGGTGGAGTTCGGCCGCCAGCTACGCCCGGGTGCCTTCGTGGGCTCGGCGCAGACGGTGGCGGCGAAGATGGCCGACTGGTTCGAAGCGCGGGCGCTGGATGGCTTCAATATCTACATCGGGCATCCGGAGCAGTTCCGCCGCTTTACCCAGGAGGTAGTGCCGTTGCTGCAGGAACGAGGGGTCTACCGCACGGCCTACGAAGGGACGACCCTGAGGGAGAGCCTGGGGCTGGCCATACCGCGCTTCGCTGATTGA
- a CDS encoding GNAT family N-acetyltransferase, with product MFILSRLDGVPPESFQNQIRQLVIEHVGALSSVAITADNPLYPLYQYGVGLEVHQYLQALDGTRGLAVELVLALDADAPDQLLGFALALPAQDDAHACVLAFLAVSPAHRRQGIARGLLTDLRARYRCVEMSAFAHAVPWFEAMGLQVVSATGPQVLMSSTGKASGALVGRLDIAPIYQTLEVRQIHAYLLKQHGEEAMIDAERQRDEHLDELALQAQACVAMRKRVH from the coding sequence ATGTTCATCCTGAGCCGCCTCGACGGCGTGCCGCCCGAGTCCTTCCAGAACCAGATCCGCCAGCTGGTGATCGAACATGTCGGCGCGCTGAGCAGCGTCGCCATCACCGCAGACAACCCGCTGTATCCGCTGTACCAGTACGGTGTCGGCCTCGAAGTCCACCAATACCTGCAGGCCCTGGACGGCACCCGGGGCCTGGCCGTGGAGCTGGTCCTGGCGCTGGACGCCGACGCCCCGGACCAACTGCTGGGTTTCGCCCTCGCCTTGCCCGCCCAGGATGACGCACACGCCTGTGTTCTGGCGTTTCTCGCCGTATCTCCTGCCCATCGTCGCCAGGGTATCGCCCGCGGACTGCTGACAGACCTGCGGGCACGCTACCGTTGCGTGGAGATGAGCGCGTTCGCCCACGCCGTGCCCTGGTTCGAGGCCATGGGCCTGCAGGTCGTGAGCGCCACCGGGCCGCAGGTGCTGATGAGCAGCACCGGCAAGGCCAGCGGCGCGCTGGTCGGACGCTTGGACATCGCGCCCATCTACCAGACCCTGGAAGTGCGCCAGATTCACGCCTACCTGCTCAAGCAGCATGGCGAAGAGGCGATGATCGACGCCGAACGCCAGCGCGATGAGCACCTTGACGAACTGGCGTTGCAGGCCCAGGCCTGCGTGGCGATGCGCAAGCGCGTGCATTGA
- the argC gene encoding N-acetyl-gamma-glutamyl-phosphate reductase: MHQPLIFIDGDQGTTGLQIHARLHGRSDLRLLTLPETERKDPQRRREAINSADIALLCLPDAAAREAVATIHNPAVRVIDASSAHRTTPGWVYGLPELDEQQAERIAQATRVSNPGCYPTGAIALLRPLVRAGLLPADYPLSVHAISGYSGGGRAAVERHEQSGGDPAPALQLYGLELAHKHVPEIQAHAGLSARPVFLPGYGDYRQGIVLSIPLQLRLLSPGVTAEHLQACLEQHYQGARHVQVMPLHQQGPATPLDPQALNDSNDLRLALYANPEHGQVLLTAVFDNLGKGASGAAVQNLDLMLAAMRQ, encoded by the coding sequence ATGCACCAGCCCCTGATATTCATCGACGGCGACCAGGGCACCACCGGCCTGCAGATCCACGCCCGCCTGCACGGTCGCAGCGACCTTCGCCTGCTGACCCTGCCCGAGACCGAGCGCAAGGACCCGCAGCGCCGCCGCGAGGCCATCAACAGCGCCGATATCGCCCTGCTCTGCCTGCCCGACGCGGCCGCACGCGAGGCCGTGGCGACGATTCACAACCCGGCAGTACGGGTGATCGACGCCAGCTCTGCGCACCGCACCACCCCAGGATGGGTCTACGGCTTACCGGAATTGGACGAGCAGCAGGCCGAACGCATCGCCCAGGCCACACGGGTCAGCAATCCCGGTTGCTACCCGACCGGTGCCATCGCCCTGCTGCGGCCGCTGGTGCGCGCCGGCCTGTTGCCTGCGGACTACCCGCTGAGCGTGCATGCCATTTCCGGCTACTCCGGTGGTGGTCGGGCTGCGGTCGAGCGTCATGAGCAGTCGGGTGGCGATCCTGCCCCAGCGCTGCAGCTCTACGGCCTGGAGTTGGCGCACAAGCATGTCCCGGAGATCCAGGCCCATGCTGGCCTGAGCGCACGTCCGGTGTTCCTGCCGGGCTATGGCGACTATCGCCAGGGCATCGTGCTGAGCATCCCGCTGCAGTTGCGGCTACTGTCGCCGGGCGTCACCGCCGAGCACCTGCAGGCCTGTCTCGAACAGCACTACCAGGGCGCGCGCCATGTCCAGGTAATGCCCCTGCACCAGCAAGGCCCAGCGACACCCTTGGACCCGCAGGCGCTGAACGACAGCAACGACCTGCGCCTGGCACTGTATGCCAACCCCGAGCACGGGCAGGTCCTGCTGACGGCCGTGTTCGACAACCTGGGCAAGGGCGCTTCGGGTGCCGCAGTGCAGAACCTCGACCTGATGCTGGCAGCGATGCGCCAGTGA
- a CDS encoding LysR family transcriptional regulator — MREISLDRLRTLVVIADLGSFAEAARQLNLAPPTISLHVAELEARVGAALLTRTRGQVRPTVVGETLLARARRLLADADQALDEVQRQVAGLTGRVRLGASTGAIAHLLPSALAALRSEHPGIDVQVQVLTSQASLARVREGSLDIGLVALPQVAVKGVKLTPWRRDPIMAYLPADWQPPARVTPAWLGQRALILNDSSTQLSRVTSDWFAAAGLYPEARIELNYNDAIKSLVAAGYGATLLPQEGEAPELDRRIARRPLRPGLWRALGIACREGEVERATGHVLEALERLRQ; from the coding sequence CTGCGAGAAATCAGCCTCGACCGCCTGCGCACACTGGTGGTGATCGCCGACCTTGGCTCTTTCGCCGAGGCCGCTCGCCAGTTGAACCTGGCACCACCGACCATCAGCCTGCATGTCGCCGAGCTTGAAGCGAGGGTGGGGGCTGCGCTGCTTACCCGTACCCGCGGGCAGGTTCGGCCCACGGTGGTCGGAGAAACCCTGCTGGCGCGTGCCCGTCGGCTGCTGGCCGATGCAGACCAGGCGCTGGATGAAGTGCAACGCCAGGTGGCCGGGCTGACCGGGCGGGTGCGCCTGGGCGCCTCCACTGGCGCCATCGCTCATCTGTTGCCCAGTGCATTGGCGGCCCTGCGCAGTGAGCATCCGGGGATCGATGTGCAGGTTCAGGTGCTCACGTCGCAAGCATCACTGGCGCGTGTGCGTGAGGGGAGCCTGGACATCGGCCTGGTGGCGCTGCCGCAGGTGGCAGTGAAGGGGGTGAAACTCACCCCGTGGCGACGCGACCCGATCATGGCCTACCTGCCTGCCGACTGGCAGCCTCCGGCGCGGGTCACACCGGCCTGGCTCGGGCAGCGCGCGCTGATTCTCAACGACAGCAGCACGCAGCTGTCGCGGGTGACCAGCGATTGGTTCGCGGCGGCCGGGCTGTACCCGGAGGCGCGCATCGAGTTGAACTACAACGATGCGATCAAGAGCCTGGTGGCTGCGGGGTATGGCGCGACATTGCTGCCCCAGGAGGGGGAGGCGCCTGAGCTGGATCGGCGCATCGCTCGACGCCCGTTGCGACCGGGGTTGTGGCGTGCGCTGGGAATCGCTTGCCGCGAAGGTGAGGTGGAGCGGGCCACGGGGCATGTGCTGGAGGCGTTGGAACGGTTGCGGCAATGA
- a CDS encoding tautomerase family protein, whose protein sequence is MPYVHIRVTEEGVTAEHKRLLIEGTTELLQRVLNKPPASTFVVIEEVPTDNWGVGGETITAVRKRERD, encoded by the coding sequence ATGCCATACGTTCATATCCGTGTGACCGAAGAAGGGGTCACTGCCGAGCACAAGCGTCTGTTGATCGAAGGCACCACCGAACTGCTGCAACGGGTGCTGAACAAGCCGCCAGCGAGTACCTTCGTGGTGATCGAGGAAGTGCCTACCGACAATTGGGGAGTGGGTGGTGAGACGATAACGGCGGTGCGCAAGCGCGAGCGGGATTGA
- a CDS encoding SDR family NAD(P)-dependent oxidoreductase — protein sequence MSTARTIVITGASSGLGFALAKALIERGDNVVGNARTQARLDQAAIELGNPAAFVGVAGDIADASTAQRLFDTALQVFGRVDILVNNAGIFIPKPFTDYTEQDIDALFATNLKGFIYPSQAAAKTMSAQGHGHIVAITASVAMQPNVRVPAALPILVKGGLNQAVRGLALELAGSGVQVNAVAPGIIETPLHNNDVAGLGILSPSGRTGKPQDIVDAVLYLTDARFVSGVVLPVDGGSTAGTWH from the coding sequence ATGAGCACCGCAAGAACCATCGTTATCACCGGCGCATCCAGCGGCTTGGGCTTTGCCCTGGCCAAGGCCCTTATCGAACGGGGCGACAACGTGGTCGGCAACGCCCGCACCCAGGCCCGCCTCGATCAGGCCGCCATCGAGCTGGGCAACCCGGCAGCCTTCGTCGGCGTCGCTGGCGACATCGCCGACGCCAGTACCGCACAACGCCTGTTCGATACGGCGCTGCAGGTGTTCGGCCGCGTCGATATCCTGGTCAACAATGCCGGGATCTTCATTCCCAAACCGTTCACCGACTACACCGAGCAGGACATCGACGCGCTGTTTGCCACCAACCTCAAGGGCTTCATCTACCCCTCCCAGGCCGCAGCGAAGACCATGAGCGCCCAAGGCCATGGACACATCGTCGCGATCACCGCCTCGGTCGCCATGCAGCCTAACGTGCGGGTACCCGCAGCGCTGCCGATCCTCGTCAAGGGTGGCCTGAACCAGGCGGTCAGGGGCCTGGCGCTGGAACTGGCCGGTAGCGGCGTACAGGTCAACGCCGTGGCTCCGGGGATCATCGAGACGCCCCTGCACAACAACGACGTCGCAGGCCTGGGTATCTTGTCGCCGAGCGGGCGCACCGGCAAGCCGCAGGACATCGTCGATGCCGTGCTATACCTGACCGACGCACGTTTCGTCAGCGGCGTCGTACTTCCAGTAGACGGCGGCAGTACCGCCGGTACCTGGCACTGA
- a CDS encoding LysR family transcriptional regulator, which yields MTRHFDDLQLGSLELFCLAADTGSFTAAATEAGVTPAAVSRSVARLEERLGVRLFVRTTRQMRLSDAGQVYYQQCRLALGQLVEAEREVSGGQIEPRGRLRVSAPTPYAHHRLLPWLPRFRERYPLVQVDVHVSNRNVDFAEEQFDLAIRGREPADSRLVARRLENAELVVVGTPGYLARAGHPQVPEDLARHECILFEIPSSGRSAPWTFRRDGGLVEIEVGGSITCLGDFLATATLARHGAGLMQAYRFTVQDALDSGELVEVLPAFGGTARPFTLIYPQARHMPLRVRLFIDFLVAGGQLPAS from the coding sequence ATGACCCGCCATTTCGATGATCTTCAACTGGGCAGCCTCGAGCTGTTCTGCCTGGCTGCCGATACCGGCAGCTTCACTGCCGCAGCCACCGAGGCCGGGGTCACGCCCGCGGCGGTCAGCCGCTCGGTGGCACGCCTGGAAGAACGCCTGGGTGTACGGTTGTTCGTGCGTACTACGCGGCAGATGCGCTTGTCCGATGCCGGGCAGGTGTACTACCAACAGTGCCGCCTGGCACTTGGGCAACTGGTGGAGGCCGAACGCGAAGTATCTGGTGGCCAGATCGAGCCGCGTGGACGCCTGCGGGTCAGTGCGCCGACGCCTTACGCCCATCACCGTCTGTTGCCGTGGCTGCCGCGTTTTCGCGAGCGCTACCCGCTAGTGCAGGTGGACGTGCATGTCAGCAATCGCAATGTCGATTTCGCCGAAGAGCAGTTCGACCTGGCCATCCGCGGACGCGAGCCTGCCGATTCGCGCCTGGTGGCACGGCGCCTGGAAAACGCCGAGCTGGTAGTGGTGGGCACCCCGGGCTACCTGGCGCGAGCAGGCCATCCGCAGGTGCCGGAAGACCTGGCGCGGCATGAGTGCATCCTGTTCGAGATCCCCAGCAGCGGACGTAGTGCGCCCTGGACCTTTCGCCGTGACGGTGGCCTGGTGGAGATCGAGGTCGGCGGCTCGATCACCTGCCTGGGCGACTTTCTCGCCACCGCTACCCTCGCGCGACATGGCGCCGGCCTGATGCAGGCGTACCGCTTCACCGTGCAGGACGCCCTGGACAGCGGTGAGCTGGTCGAAGTACTACCGGCTTTCGGTGGCACGGCCCGGCCATTCACCTTGATCTATCCGCAGGCGCGGCACATGCCGCTGCGGGTGCGGCTGTTCATCGACTTTCTGGTGGCGGGCGGGCAGTTACCCGCCAGCTGA
- a CDS encoding TIGR04211 family SH3 domain-containing protein has product MPEFRRATLALAALLATAPSIHAEESSSDARWVSDSLSTYVRSGPTDGHRIVGTLKSGQKVSLIGTQGNYSQVRGQSGDLVWILTSDLQTVPGQNERLPQLDAQVADLSGQLKTIDDSWKTRVQGMQETLDSRKALIDELESRNKALNEQLEQSQSSLRDTQARLGDENKQVMMRYMVYGGSIAGAGLLAGLILPALTRGRKRNDRWF; this is encoded by the coding sequence ATGCCCGAATTCCGCCGCGCCACCCTCGCCCTCGCCGCCCTGCTCGCCACTGCCCCGTCCATCCACGCCGAAGAATCCTCCAGCGACGCACGCTGGGTCAGCGACAGCCTGAGCACGTATGTGCGCAGCGGCCCGACCGATGGCCATCGCATCGTCGGCACGCTCAAATCCGGGCAGAAGGTGTCGTTGATCGGCACCCAGGGCAACTACAGCCAGGTTCGCGGCCAAAGTGGCGATCTGGTGTGGATTCTTACCAGCGACCTGCAGACGGTCCCCGGCCAGAACGAACGCCTGCCGCAACTCGATGCCCAGGTCGCAGACCTGTCCGGCCAGCTCAAGACCATCGACGACAGCTGGAAGACGCGCGTGCAAGGCATGCAGGAAACCCTGGATTCGCGCAAGGCGCTGATCGATGAGCTGGAGTCGCGCAACAAGGCCCTCAACGAACAGCTCGAGCAGTCGCAGTCGAGCCTGCGCGACACCCAGGCACGCCTGGGCGACGAGAACAAGCAGGTGATGATGCGGTACATGGTCTACGGCGGCAGCATCGCCGGCGCCGGCTTGCTGGCCGGTCTGATCCTGCCGGCGCTGACCCGCGGGCGCAAACGCAACGACCGCTGGTTCTGA
- the ppnN gene encoding nucleotide 5'-monophosphate nucleosidase PpnN — translation MPQRNVINASVSPKGSLETLSQREVQQLSEVGTGSLYTLFRQCALAILNTGAHVDNAKTILEAYKDFEVRIHQQDRGVRLELLNAPADAFVDGEMIASTREMLFSALRDIVYTESELASQRIDLESSQGITDYVFHLLRNARTLRPGVEPKMVVCWGGHSISSEEYQYTKKVGHELGLRKLDVCTGCGPGVMKGPMKGATIAHAKQRMHGSRYLGLTEPGIIAAEAPNPIVNELVILPDIEKRLEAFVRVGHGIIIFPGGAGTAEEFLYLLGILMHPDNHDLPFPVILTGPRSAEPFLQQLHAFVGATLGEAAQRHYQIIIDDPAEVARHMVEGLKTVKQFRRERNDAFHFNWLLKIDGGFQHPFDPTHQNMADLALRRDLPPHELAANLRRAFSGIVAGNVKDKGIRLIEEHGPYQIRGDQAILDPLGRLLQAFVDQHRMKLPGGAAYVPCYQVVT, via the coding sequence ATGCCCCAACGCAATGTCATCAACGCCTCCGTCAGCCCCAAAGGCAGCCTGGAGACGCTGTCGCAACGTGAAGTCCAGCAACTGAGCGAAGTCGGTACCGGCAGTCTCTACACCCTGTTCCGCCAGTGCGCCCTGGCTATCCTCAACACCGGCGCCCATGTCGACAATGCCAAGACCATCCTCGAGGCCTACAAGGACTTCGAGGTCCGCATCCACCAGCAAGATCGCGGCGTGCGCCTGGAATTGCTCAATGCCCCGGCCGATGCCTTCGTCGATGGCGAAATGATCGCCAGCACCCGCGAAATGCTGTTCAGCGCCCTGCGTGACATCGTCTACACCGAAAGCGAGCTGGCCAGCCAACGCATCGACCTGGAAAGCTCCCAGGGCATCACCGACTACGTATTCCACCTGCTGCGCAACGCACGCACCCTGCGTCCGGGCGTGGAGCCGAAGATGGTAGTGTGCTGGGGCGGTCACTCGATCAGCAGCGAGGAATACCAGTACACCAAGAAAGTCGGCCATGAACTGGGCCTGCGCAAGCTGGACGTCTGCACCGGCTGCGGCCCGGGCGTCATGAAGGGCCCGATGAAGGGCGCCACCATCGCTCACGCCAAGCAGCGCATGCACGGCAGCCGCTACCTGGGCCTGACCGAACCGGGCATCATCGCTGCCGAGGCGCCGAACCCCATCGTCAACGAGCTGGTGATCCTGCCGGATATCGAGAAGCGCCTGGAGGCCTTTGTCCGCGTCGGCCACGGCATCATCATCTTCCCCGGAGGCGCAGGCACGGCCGAGGAATTCCTGTACCTGCTCGGCATCCTCATGCACCCGGACAACCATGACCTGCCCTTCCCGGTCATTCTCACCGGCCCGCGCAGCGCCGAGCCGTTCCTGCAGCAACTGCATGCCTTCGTCGGTGCCACCCTCGGCGAAGCGGCGCAGCGCCACTACCAGATCATCATCGACGACCCGGCCGAAGTGGCCCGGCATATGGTCGAGGGGCTCAAGACGGTCAAGCAGTTCCGCCGCGAGCGCAACGACGCCTTCCACTTCAACTGGCTGCTGAAGATCGACGGTGGCTTCCAGCACCCGTTCGACCCGACTCACCAGAACATGGCCGATCTTGCCCTGCGTCGCGACCTGCCGCCCCATGAGCTGGCCGCCAACCTGCGTCGGGCGTTCTCGGGAATCGTCGCCGGCAACGTCAAGGACAAGGGCATTCGCCTGATCGAGGAGCATGGCCCGTACCAGATCCGCGGCGACCAGGCGATCCTCGACCCGTTGGGCAGGCTGTTGCAGGCCTTTGTCGACCAGCACCGGATGAAGCTGCCCGGCGGCGCGGCCTACGTGCCGTGCTACCAGGTCGTGACCTGA
- the pncB gene encoding nicotinate phosphoribosyltransferase: protein MSDDVFAPRIIQNLLDTDFYKITMMQAVLHNYPNAEVEWELRCRNDEDLSPYLAEIRYQIEQLAEVSVTHDQLAYLEKIPFIKPDFIRFLSLFRFNLRYVQVGLDDAGQLAIRIRGPWLHVILYEIPLLAIICEVRNRYRYREVTMAQVGERLYQKLDWLKAHASSDELAGFQLADFGTRRRFSYPVQDQVVHILKRDFPGRFVGTSNVHLAREYELKPIGTMAHEWFMAHQQLGPRLVDSQVAALECWVREYRGLLGIALTDCIGMDAFVKDFDLYFGKLFDGLRHDSGDPLAWAEKAIAHYERLGIDPLSKTLIFSDGLDFAKALQLYRALHGRINVSFGIGTNLTCDIPGVKPMNVVIKMTACNGAPVAKISDSTGKTQCRDENFVAYLRHVFKVPA from the coding sequence ATGAGCGACGACGTTTTTGCCCCACGGATCATCCAGAACCTGCTGGATACCGACTTCTACAAGATCACCATGATGCAGGCGGTGCTGCACAACTACCCCAACGCCGAGGTGGAGTGGGAGCTGCGCTGCCGTAACGACGAAGACCTGTCGCCCTACCTTGCCGAAATCCGCTACCAGATCGAACAGTTGGCCGAGGTCTCGGTGACCCACGACCAGCTCGCCTACCTGGAAAAAATCCCCTTCATCAAGCCGGACTTCATCCGTTTCCTCAGCCTGTTTCGCTTCAACCTGCGTTATGTCCAGGTCGGACTGGACGATGCCGGGCAACTGGCGATCCGTATTCGCGGCCCCTGGCTGCACGTGATCCTCTATGAAATCCCGTTACTGGCAATCATTTGCGAGGTGCGTAATCGCTACCGCTATCGCGAAGTGACGATGGCACAGGTGGGCGAGCGCCTGTACCAGAAACTCGACTGGCTCAAGGCGCACGCCAGCAGCGATGAGCTGGCGGGCTTCCAGCTCGCTGACTTCGGTACCCGCCGACGCTTCTCCTATCCCGTACAGGATCAGGTGGTGCATATCCTCAAACGCGACTTCCCCGGGCGTTTCGTCGGCACCAGCAATGTCCACCTGGCCCGAGAATACGAACTCAAACCCATCGGTACCATGGCCCACGAATGGTTCATGGCCCACCAGCAGCTCGGCCCGCGCCTGGTCGATAGCCAGGTCGCAGCGCTGGAGTGCTGGGTGCGTGAATACCGAGGGTTGCTCGGCATCGCCCTGACCGACTGCATCGGCATGGACGCCTTCGTGAAGGACTTCGACCTGTATTTCGGCAAGCTCTTCGATGGCCTTCGCCACGACTCCGGCGATCCACTGGCCTGGGCGGAAAAAGCCATCGCCCACTATGAGCGCCTGGGCATCGACCCGCTGAGCAAGACCCTGATCTTCTCCGACGGCCTGGATTTCGCCAAGGCACTGCAGCTCTACCGCGCGCTGCACGGGCGGATCAACGTCAGCTTCGGCATCGGCACCAACCTGACCTGTGACATTCCTGGCGTGAAGCCGATGAACGTGGTGATCAAGATGACCGCCTGCAACGGAGCCCCTGTCGCGAAGATCTCCGACAGCACTGGCAAGACCCAGTGTCGGGACGAAAATTTCGTCGCCTACCTGCGCCATGTGTTCAAGGTGCCCGCCTGA
- a CDS encoding nicotinamidase has product MKIASFDVDAQNGFTANAPQELPVPGGHLIAPALNAMARRADLRLGSKDAHPANAAWVVSDAAQMLQPLALTNADLTWVSHCVPGTPGFELLPGLPAPIDYDYFVWKGVEPDLHPYGACYHDLAEHRSTGVIEYLKVHAVEVVLVGGLALDYCVRTTALQLNRAGLQVLLYLPACRALSDAGAQAACSELAAAGVVLCANEEELDRQLALFKEPRP; this is encoded by the coding sequence ATGAAGATCGCCAGTTTCGACGTCGATGCCCAGAACGGCTTTACCGCTAACGCCCCGCAGGAGCTGCCGGTACCCGGCGGCCACCTGATTGCACCGGCGCTCAATGCCATGGCCCGTCGTGCCGACCTGCGCCTGGGCAGCAAGGATGCTCACCCAGCCAATGCTGCCTGGGTGGTGAGCGATGCCGCACAGATGCTTCAGCCACTGGCATTGACCAACGCCGACCTCACCTGGGTCAGCCACTGCGTGCCCGGCACACCCGGTTTCGAACTGCTGCCCGGCCTTCCTGCCCCGATCGATTACGACTATTTCGTCTGGAAAGGCGTGGAGCCTGACCTGCACCCCTACGGCGCCTGCTACCACGACCTGGCCGAGCACCGCTCCACCGGGGTCATCGAGTACCTCAAGGTTCACGCCGTCGAGGTCGTGCTGGTCGGCGGCCTGGCTCTGGATTACTGCGTGCGCACCACCGCGCTGCAACTGAACCGCGCCGGACTCCAGGTGCTGCTCTACCTGCCCGCCTGCCGAGCACTGAGCGACGCCGGCGCCCAAGCTGCCTGCAGCGAGCTGGCTGCCGCCGGGGTAGTACTGTGCGCCAATGAGGAAGAGCTGGACCGCCAGCTCGCACTGTTCAAGGAGCCCCGCCCATGA
- a CDS encoding NrtR DNA-binding winged helix domain-containing protein yields MSAVEVLASVDIVALRLAPDLQGLQVLLHRREREPHRGQWALPGVIVNGSTPDNSLDAAAERALREKAQVLPRHMEQVGTEGNAFRDPRGWSLSTYYLALLDPAQSIEAEQLAFFDLDSLSTRKVLLPFDHGLLVQRTCERLAAKSLYSSLPLYLLPTRFTVLDALSAAQACLGRPVNNTSLRKRLERLREAGWVRDTGERNQPRLGRPQQLYEHLPQGVGPFLFERSLLPEA; encoded by the coding sequence ATGAGCGCAGTTGAAGTCTTGGCCAGCGTGGACATCGTTGCATTGCGCCTTGCCCCGGACTTGCAGGGGTTGCAGGTGTTGTTGCACCGCCGCGAGCGAGAGCCGCACCGCGGCCAGTGGGCCTTGCCGGGTGTCATCGTCAACGGCAGCACGCCGGACAATAGCCTGGATGCGGCGGCCGAGCGGGCGCTGCGAGAGAAGGCACAGGTTCTGCCTCGGCACATGGAGCAGGTCGGTACAGAAGGCAACGCTTTTCGTGATCCGCGCGGGTGGTCGTTGAGTACCTACTACCTGGCATTGCTCGACCCGGCGCAGTCCATCGAGGCAGAGCAATTGGCCTTTTTCGACCTCGACAGTCTGTCGACCCGCAAAGTGCTGTTGCCGTTCGATCATGGGCTGCTGGTGCAGCGCACCTGCGAGCGGCTGGCGGCCAAGAGCCTGTACAGCAGCCTGCCGCTGTACTTGCTGCCGACGCGTTTCACGGTGCTCGATGCGTTGAGTGCGGCGCAGGCGTGCCTGGGGCGGCCGGTGAACAACACGTCGTTGCGCAAGCGCCTGGAGCGTCTGAGGGAGGCAGGCTGGGTGCGTGATACAGGCGAACGCAATCAGCCGCGACTGGGCCGGCCGCAACAGCTTTACGAGCACCTGCCGCAAGGCGTGGGTCCCTTTCTGTTCGAGCGCAGCCTGTTGCCGGAAGCATGA